The following proteins come from a genomic window of Candidatus Zixiibacteriota bacterium:
- a CDS encoding zf-HC2 domain-containing protein, giving the protein MNCEQYRQLISARVDTELTEQERGSLEEHLTQCSECEQYSEQINELERLTAEWEEAQMPADVEQAILAGTKREPGGWLGRLWSGSYHVPRPIAWAALAVLLFLSVNSLMNRDNSTPAEQLIISPEDSQPVQRIILTEADVVRTFTTGASGTDL; this is encoded by the coding sequence ATGAACTGTGAGCAATACCGTCAACTTATCTCAGCCCGGGTCGACACGGAGCTGACCGAGCAGGAACGAGGCTCACTTGAGGAACATCTGACCCAGTGTTCGGAGTGTGAACAGTACTCAGAGCAGATTAACGAGCTTGAGCGACTGACGGCCGAATGGGAGGAAGCTCAGATGCCGGCCGATGTCGAACAAGCGATCCTGGCCGGAACCAAGCGTGAACCCGGCGGCTGGTTAGGTCGGCTGTGGTCTGGTAGCTACCATGTTCCCCGTCCAATCGCCTGGGCTGCTTTGGCGGTGTTGTTGTTTCTCTCCGTTAACAGCCTGATGAATCGAGACAACTCCACCCCGGCCGAGCAGCTTATTATATCACCTGAAGACAGCCAGCCGGTTCAGCGAATTATTTTGACCGAAGCCGATGTAGTCCGGACTTTCACGACCGGAGCGTCGGGAACCGACCTGTAA
- a CDS encoding T9SS type A sorting domain-containing protein: protein MRLHRVLRLGLFLSLLLLLAPTKSIFGGDGGDASVPYYDPYDNNPPGPPPNYNLVDSSYFLGVPELPEPLETNVGGYYIYYDTAAGKWNIANHLYSRGNSLEQFHGSILAIMEQDPAPGVNVWAQGFELFDNLKQNDRWGWVRWPDSIAVNLYEIWWDYTIDYAKMKDTGDYRDTLGVTVAGCAIDFNIWSSGHGGPFDADQVYLGDSMMLLSDVPGFIDTYAGITDQYQVNDPVSDPNTSRFTSKVLPGVTYNVDGVIPAGGSEYNDRYSGSWAYEGNGLQFATQFCPDNQVPTFVDGGSQTIDPLLCLGETIHDTIVATDPDPFDTLTMTLLSGPGSFSSTPSTTPVTGYYEYTPTASGSFDMVIEVCDGSGGFDTLTVEYNVTVSSAPVVTISDSSVFSCGPLEICLPVDIIDNDCDVTSVSTDFGDYTGTLAGFDQVGRINQLGGSITQIGGGGPGTILYSAADFVPPVNSQSGVAVTLPNFIFAATVQDYGTFPNGIEPGNSADHLLNAPTDLTFTSPGPGGPDGGDGDGSVSFSSGDHCVVEFNEEITTCHGSNTDFVLFTNSNGGGSGTLTFSLDGTVTHTVTRTVPGGSASSGVGGITFDLPDGIVFNELEMECNSGTLEIDAFAARTMPSATTADICFFADTAGVYQITVTAEDACGNVGSSTAYLAVDLNEAPTAAAGNDFSRFMCVWEEICFDVSFSDPDDNIAYTELYSGPGSMVNDQICFTPAMAGAFTFVIHAEDDCGLHAYDTVVVSISDNDPPIATDPQDVAMFMCQASELCHDFSAMDPNGGPLSWTHLAGVGTITTGGHFCFTPTVSGTYSAVVIVTDSCGAADTTSIFYDLTINTAPVATDPGGPVAVFQCNPEEICYQFAATDPENGTLTWSLISGVGALSVGGSYCFTPSGAGSYVVTVAVTDSCGRADTTSLTYDITLNGGPTIVAGADTTLQLCAAQSICVSYTVTDAQGPGGLIETLVSGYGTIDTAANEVCFTPTTDGCYDIIVQATDPCGETDEDTVTVCVSFGDFAQIDCPTEPIDVFLCQADQVCQALSVTPSSATVFASHGIYSNGELCFNADTSGTYIISVVAAAECGSDTCQLTFNVDIGQAAQIDCPDPTSKFICEAGSICLPVGIFGTGATATVGPVGTYSSGSLCFAADSSGHYEILVVATTDCGTDSCLVIADVTINSPPVATDPSPVDTFMCAAAEICYQFAAGDPDGGTLTYARLSGAGTVTSDGLWCFTGTDGSHSVEVVVSDSCGAADTTTMTYNFTINAAPLVDLGNDTTRFVCASGIVCQLYSASDTDDNLVSLELIWGNGTLDTAENKLCFDPPVSGIYEFIVKGTDACGAEGYDTLLVTIDINEAPIVDAGPDLTIFDCSLQETCWSASASDPDGNLTSVVLIEGPGVFDGSTICFTPTGTYNYEFILKATDFCGAESVDTVAVYFTLNTPPRADAGDDQTLFQCAPSEVCQPVSCADIDGNLSGCALVAGPGTYNGSEICFLPSASGVYEFIIEASDACGSTDRDTVLIDVTINAAPVCTVPNDTLIFQCAAAQICLPAYATDADGNLAFCQITSGPGTLVGNDWCYMPVSDQTVTVSLRCEDSCGAVCETQFTVQIDINGPPEIAFGNDTSIFLCASTEICLPYVATDPDDPRLTTVTLVSGPGGLDEPNSQVCFTPVAGGSNTFIIRIEDECGEFDEDTITVDVTFNSAPISSAGSDQTLFLCGPDETICWPASCTDVDGNLTDCAFYGPGLYDGGSICFNPTVSGAFVFTLSALDECGESHADTVTINVTLNAAPAMAAANDTALFLCAPEEICFGYAVSDPDGSAGLIESMVSGYGSLDSATNQVCFTPTVDGCYEFILSVTDSCGAVGLDTVQVCVTFGDFAFIDCPAQPIDIFLCQPDTICQPLPITPQSATVWVSFGWYSGGQLCLPVDTAGVYSVTVIATESCGADTCTLTFNVDFNSPPSANAGADFSVFQCAPTEICWPATCSDSDANLSTCSLISGPGSYNGSQLCFTPPGSGTYPFVIRATDDCGATDVDTVNVNVTINTAPWLTAQADSSLFLCNPQEVCISYEAGDVDAGDVLTEELASGFGVIDTLTKTVCFTPTAAGSYQFVVRVTDGCGQTAEDTVVVTVSFGEFAQIDCPTGPIDVFLCQIDSVCHSLAVTPATASVSVSHGTYINGTLCFLADTSGTYVIDVVATETCGADSCRVTFNVDIGQAASIDCPPPSAHFICEAGSVCIPVGIYGSGATVTVSPIGTHSAGNLCFDADSSGHYEIEIIASTSCGTDTCLVAADVVINSSPIVVDPPSPVDTFMCATSQICYQFAAADFDGGALTWARLSGDGTVTTDGLWCFSANGGGVKSVTVVVSDSCGAADTTTLQYNITLNNAPLVTLGNDTTIFLCDGAAYCFDYSVADADDNVVLELLVSGSGAIDTVDDEVCFTPTESGLYQFVVGATDACQAEGRDTINITVDLGTAVAITCAADTAMFLCAPQEVCRPVTVSDASATVTVSPFGYYDAGEVCFDVDTAGHYVLSVSAESDCGSDNCQIVVDVTLNSGPYVEELAPVDTFICEPGSFCCPFAAHDDDGDDLTWSRLSGDGTVSPDGEWCFDAPVSGTYTACAVVTDGCGAADTLCHSYTVTINSPPDIAFSSNKNSGVFLCTGGTVCASYTATDPDDNITGEQLLSAYGTIDTVANEICFAADTSGDYLVIVSVTDGCGAVDSATLTITVQINSSPVTDAGSDRTVFRCGATEICWPASCSDPDDNLDSCYLTEGVGIHAAGQICFTPSSSGLYTFVLRSVDDCGAFDEDTVRIDVTINSPPVCDVAGDTSYFQCSPTQVSRRVTATDIDGNFDHCEIITGPGSIIDSFWVYTPTADQSVTVHVMCLDDCGAYCEDSFTVDININSSPLVDAGEDRSWFFCDPETRCFGVTASDVDGNLAAVELIDGPVGASYNSGTGDICFAVPPGERYYDFVLRATDSCGAMAFDTARITVQYNAPPTLDVINNPTVYLEEPGEVCYPVDVDDEDGNLSSVSTSLGSYDPTNDRICFTADTSGTYCMIVTATDECLESVSDTVCVTVVIDECIHVQIEKTHNAIQGQMETVSIFLNGSGKELGGYDILVAYDQSALSVQSAVPGLLHNNCGWEYFNYRHGADGNCGNACPSGLLRITAFAETNNGANHPGCFLDGMVGSIADINFLVSDDRTLECQFVPVSFFWMDCGDNGFSGRVGDTLWISRNVYSFENQNITDPNYGFPGYFGAPDSCLIGGDPDKPTPLRCVDFTNGGVDIVCADSIDDRADINLNGVSYEVADAVVFSNYFVYGLSVFNVNVDGQIAATDVNADGITLSVADLVYLIRVIVGDTPPMPKFAPGQTPKAHLAVRNGVLTVIESDYRIGAISVILDGETEPQLHENATAMEMRYSHDGERTRVLIYNMNGRAFLETGPVLKLGGDVEVVSVDVGSYDGFTLTGKIKALPEDFHLAQNYPNPFNPSTTFEFALPVAAEWRLMVYNVLGQTVRTWRGENDAGYVRVDWDASAHASGVYFYRLQADSFTSTKKMVLLK from the coding sequence GTGAGATTACATCGAGTGCTCCGCTTGGGATTGTTCCTGAGCTTGCTGTTATTATTGGCTCCGACAAAGTCAATATTTGGTGGTGATGGTGGCGATGCTTCGGTACCCTACTACGACCCTTATGACAACAACCCTCCGGGTCCTCCGCCGAATTACAATCTGGTAGATTCATCTTACTTCCTGGGCGTGCCTGAATTGCCGGAACCGTTGGAGACCAATGTTGGTGGCTATTACATCTACTATGACACGGCCGCCGGTAAGTGGAACATTGCCAATCATCTCTATTCTCGCGGAAATTCACTGGAGCAGTTTCATGGCTCCATCCTGGCTATCATGGAACAAGACCCGGCGCCGGGTGTCAACGTTTGGGCGCAGGGGTTTGAGTTGTTCGACAATCTCAAGCAGAACGACCGCTGGGGCTGGGTGCGCTGGCCGGACAGCATAGCCGTCAATCTCTACGAAATATGGTGGGACTACACCATAGATTATGCCAAGATGAAAGACACCGGCGACTATCGTGACACACTGGGTGTAACGGTGGCCGGGTGTGCCATCGACTTCAACATCTGGTCATCAGGACACGGTGGACCGTTCGATGCCGACCAGGTCTATCTCGGCGATAGCATGATGCTGCTGTCCGATGTTCCCGGCTTCATAGACACCTATGCGGGTATCACCGATCAGTATCAGGTTAACGATCCGGTGAGCGACCCCAACACCAGCCGCTTCACCTCTAAAGTTCTTCCCGGGGTTACTTACAACGTTGATGGTGTGATTCCAGCCGGCGGCTCCGAGTACAATGATCGATATTCGGGAAGCTGGGCTTATGAGGGCAACGGCCTGCAGTTTGCCACCCAGTTCTGTCCGGACAATCAGGTTCCGACCTTCGTTGACGGCGGCAGCCAGACTATTGATCCGCTGCTGTGTTTGGGAGAGACGATCCATGACACGATTGTGGCTACCGACCCCGATCCGTTTGATACCCTGACGATGACGCTCCTGTCCGGTCCGGGATCGTTCAGTAGTACGCCATCTACTACTCCGGTTACCGGCTACTATGAATACACGCCGACCGCCAGCGGCTCATTTGATATGGTCATCGAGGTTTGCGACGGCAGCGGCGGCTTTGATACTCTGACCGTGGAATACAACGTGACGGTCAGCAGCGCCCCGGTGGTGACAATCAGTGATTCGTCGGTCTTTTCCTGCGGACCTCTTGAGATTTGCCTGCCGGTCGACATCATCGATAACGATTGCGACGTAACCTCGGTGTCGACAGATTTTGGAGATTACACCGGCACTCTGGCCGGTTTCGATCAGGTGGGACGCATCAACCAGTTGGGCGGCAGCATCACGCAGATTGGCGGCGGCGGCCCGGGCACGATTCTGTATTCGGCGGCTGATTTTGTGCCGCCGGTGAATTCACAATCCGGCGTGGCTGTCACTCTTCCGAATTTTATTTTTGCTGCCACCGTGCAGGACTACGGCACCTTTCCAAATGGAATCGAACCGGGGAACTCGGCTGACCACCTGCTGAATGCTCCCACCGATCTAACCTTCACATCACCCGGACCCGGTGGTCCCGATGGTGGAGATGGCGACGGGTCAGTGTCGTTTAGTTCCGGGGATCATTGTGTGGTGGAGTTCAATGAGGAAATCACCACCTGCCATGGGTCGAACACCGACTTTGTTCTGTTTACCAACAGCAACGGTGGCGGCAGCGGAACGCTGACCTTTAGTCTCGATGGGACTGTGACGCACACCGTTACTCGCACGGTGCCGGGTGGTTCGGCATCTTCCGGGGTCGGCGGGATCACTTTTGATCTCCCCGACGGTATTGTCTTCAATGAGCTTGAAATGGAATGTAATAGCGGGACTCTCGAAATCGATGCCTTTGCAGCCCGCACTATGCCGTCGGCCACAACGGCTGACATCTGTTTCTTTGCCGACACCGCCGGGGTGTACCAAATCACTGTTACCGCCGAGGACGCTTGCGGGAATGTCGGCTCTTCGACAGCATATCTCGCGGTCGATCTCAATGAAGCACCCACCGCGGCTGCAGGTAACGATTTCAGCCGGTTCATGTGCGTCTGGGAGGAAATCTGTTTCGACGTATCCTTCTCAGACCCCGATGATAACATTGCTTACACCGAATTGTATTCCGGTCCGGGCTCCATGGTCAATGACCAGATTTGTTTCACGCCTGCCATGGCCGGTGCTTTCACTTTCGTGATTCATGCCGAAGATGACTGCGGCCTGCATGCTTATGATACGGTTGTCGTCAGCATCAGCGACAACGATCCGCCGATAGCCACGGACCCTCAGGATGTGGCGATGTTCATGTGCCAGGCGTCGGAACTGTGTCACGATTTCTCAGCCATGGACCCCAATGGCGGACCGCTTTCATGGACGCATCTGGCCGGAGTCGGCACTATCACCACCGGCGGACATTTCTGTTTCACGCCGACCGTGAGCGGAACCTACAGCGCCGTCGTGATTGTGACGGACTCCTGTGGCGCGGCTGACACTACAAGCATTTTCTATGATCTCACCATCAACACGGCGCCGGTGGCCACCGATCCCGGCGGTCCTGTCGCGGTTTTTCAGTGTAACCCGGAGGAGATCTGTTATCAGTTTGCCGCGACAGACCCAGAGAACGGCACTCTGACCTGGAGCTTGATCTCAGGTGTTGGCGCCTTGAGCGTCGGCGGCTCGTACTGTTTTACACCATCCGGAGCCGGTAGTTATGTTGTCACGGTCGCAGTGACCGACTCATGCGGCCGGGCCGATACGACCAGTCTGACCTATGACATAACACTCAACGGCGGGCCAACGATTGTCGCCGGGGCTGATACCACTTTGCAGCTTTGCGCAGCCCAGTCGATCTGCGTCAGCTACACGGTGACTGATGCTCAGGGACCGGGCGGGTTGATCGAGACATTGGTCTCAGGCTATGGCACTATCGATACGGCAGCCAACGAAGTATGCTTCACGCCTACAACCGATGGCTGTTATGACATAATCGTCCAGGCAACCGATCCGTGCGGCGAGACAGATGAAGATACCGTAACAGTTTGCGTTTCCTTCGGTGACTTCGCTCAGATAGATTGTCCGACTGAGCCCATCGACGTATTCCTCTGTCAGGCAGACCAGGTCTGTCAGGCGCTGAGTGTCACACCATCCTCGGCGACTGTTTTTGCTTCACATGGTATTTATTCAAACGGCGAGCTATGTTTCAACGCCGACACCAGTGGGACCTACATCATATCGGTGGTGGCGGCGGCGGAGTGTGGTTCGGATACCTGCCAGTTGACCTTCAACGTGGATATCGGACAGGCTGCCCAGATCGACTGTCCTGACCCGACATCGAAATTCATCTGTGAGGCAGGTTCTATCTGCCTTCCCGTTGGTATCTTCGGAACCGGCGCGACTGCCACCGTCGGACCGGTCGGCACCTACTCATCAGGAAGCCTCTGCTTTGCAGCCGACTCATCCGGTCACTATGAAATCCTGGTGGTTGCCACTACCGACTGTGGCACCGATAGCTGCCTGGTCATCGCTGATGTCACCATCAACTCGCCGCCGGTAGCGACCGATCCTTCACCGGTCGACACCTTCATGTGCGCAGCGGCAGAGATTTGTTATCAGTTTGCAGCCGGTGATCCGGATGGCGGCACACTTACTTACGCCCGCCTTTCGGGTGCGGGCACTGTCACCAGTGATGGCCTCTGGTGCTTCACGGGCACCGATGGTAGCCACTCTGTCGAGGTGGTTGTCAGCGATTCCTGTGGCGCTGCTGATACAACTACCATGACTTACAATTTCACAATCAATGCAGCACCGCTGGTTGATCTGGGTAACGATACAACCAGGTTTGTCTGCGCATCGGGAATTGTCTGTCAACTTTATTCGGCGTCCGATACCGATGACAACCTTGTATCGCTCGAATTGATATGGGGCAACGGCACACTGGATACGGCTGAGAACAAACTTTGCTTTGACCCGCCCGTCTCCGGTATTTACGAGTTTATCGTGAAAGGTACCGACGCCTGTGGCGCCGAGGGATATGACACCTTGTTGGTGACGATTGATATCAATGAGGCTCCGATAGTCGATGCCGGCCCCGACCTGACGATTTTTGATTGTTCGCTCCAGGAAACATGCTGGTCGGCCTCTGCCTCCGATCCGGACGGCAATCTCACCTCAGTGGTGCTAATCGAAGGCCCCGGTGTTTTTGACGGCTCGACGATTTGCTTTACTCCGACCGGGACCTACAACTATGAGTTTATACTGAAGGCGACCGATTTCTGCGGCGCCGAGAGTGTCGACACTGTTGCGGTCTATTTCACATTGAATACGCCACCCAGGGCTGATGCCGGAGATGATCAAACTCTATTCCAGTGTGCTCCGAGTGAAGTCTGCCAGCCGGTTTCATGCGCCGATATCGACGGCAACCTGTCCGGTTGTGCCCTCGTGGCGGGCCCCGGTACTTATAACGGCAGCGAAATCTGCTTTTTGCCTTCTGCTTCCGGTGTATACGAGTTCATTATTGAAGCTTCGGATGCCTGCGGTTCCACCGACAGAGATACCGTGCTCATCGACGTCACCATCAACGCCGCTCCGGTCTGCACGGTGCCCAACGACACCTTGATCTTCCAGTGTGCCGCCGCACAGATCTGCCTGCCGGCGTATGCTACCGATGCCGACGGCAACCTGGCCTTCTGCCAAATAACAAGCGGGCCCGGAACACTGGTTGGCAACGACTGGTGTTACATGCCGGTGTCCGACCAGACCGTCACCGTGAGTCTACGTTGTGAGGACTCTTGTGGTGCGGTCTGCGAAACGCAGTTTACAGTACAGATAGATATCAATGGTCCTCCGGAAATCGCCTTTGGAAACGACACCTCGATATTCCTGTGTGCCTCCACTGAGATTTGCCTGCCCTACGTGGCCACCGATCCGGACGATCCCCGTCTCACCACGGTGACATTGGTGTCAGGACCGGGCGGCCTGGATGAACCTAATTCTCAAGTTTGTTTCACACCTGTCGCAGGTGGTTCCAATACGTTTATCATCAGAATCGAAGATGAGTGCGGCGAGTTCGACGAAGATACGATCACGGTCGACGTGACCTTCAACAGTGCACCCATATCATCCGCTGGAAGTGACCAGACGTTATTCCTGTGTGGGCCTGACGAAACTATATGTTGGCCCGCCTCCTGTACCGACGTCGACGGCAACCTCACCGATTGCGCCTTCTACGGCCCGGGTCTGTATGACGGTGGCAGCATTTGTTTCAATCCAACCGTGTCAGGTGCGTTCGTTTTCACCCTCAGTGCTCTGGACGAGTGCGGTGAATCCCACGCCGACACGGTGACTATCAACGTCACGCTCAACGCCGCTCCTGCAATGGCCGCCGCAAATGATACTGCGCTGTTCCTCTGCGCGCCTGAGGAAATCTGCTTCGGCTATGCCGTCTCGGACCCTGATGGGTCCGCGGGTTTGATCGAGTCAATGGTGTCCGGGTATGGAAGCCTCGACAGTGCTACGAATCAAGTCTGCTTCACGCCCACCGTCGACGGTTGCTATGAATTCATCCTGAGTGTTACCGACTCCTGCGGCGCTGTAGGCTTGGATACGGTGCAGGTCTGCGTGACGTTCGGTGACTTTGCGTTTATCGACTGCCCCGCGCAGCCGATCGATATCTTCCTGTGTCAGCCGGATACTATCTGTCAGCCTCTGCCGATCACTCCTCAGTCGGCAACGGTCTGGGTATCGTTCGGCTGGTACTCAGGCGGCCAGCTTTGTCTGCCGGTGGACACGGCGGGCGTCTATTCGGTCACCGTGATCGCTACCGAATCATGCGGCGCCGACACCTGCACCCTGACCTTTAACGTCGACTTTAACAGTCCGCCATCGGCCAATGCCGGGGCCGACTTTTCAGTGTTCCAGTGTGCACCGACCGAGATCTGCTGGCCGGCCACATGCTCGGATAGCGACGCCAATTTGTCAACCTGTAGCCTGATCAGTGGTCCGGGCAGTTACAACGGTTCGCAACTGTGTTTCACGCCGCCCGGATCGGGGACCTATCCCTTTGTGATTCGGGCGACCGACGACTGCGGCGCGACCGATGTGGACACCGTCAATGTCAATGTTACTATTAACACAGCCCCCTGGCTGACCGCCCAGGCCGACAGCAGTTTGTTCCTGTGCAATCCGCAGGAGGTCTGCATCTCTTACGAGGCCGGTGATGTTGACGCCGGTGATGTTCTGACCGAAGAACTGGCTTCCGGGTTTGGTGTTATCGACACCCTGACCAAAACGGTTTGTTTCACGCCAACGGCAGCCGGTAGCTACCAGTTTGTTGTCCGGGTAACCGATGGGTGTGGCCAAACGGCCGAGGACACGGTGGTGGTCACGGTCAGTTTCGGAGAGTTTGCCCAGATCGATTGCCCGACCGGACCCATAGATGTTTTCCTGTGTCAGATTGACTCCGTTTGTCATTCGCTGGCTGTCACACCAGCCACGGCCTCGGTATCAGTTTCACATGGAACCTATATCAACGGTACGCTCTGCTTCCTGGCCGACACCTCCGGCACCTACGTGATCGATGTGGTCGCCACTGAGACCTGTGGCGCCGACAGCTGCCGCGTGACTTTCAATGTCGATATCGGTCAAGCGGCGTCGATTGATTGTCCTCCTCCTTCGGCGCATTTCATCTGTGAGGCCGGTTCGGTCTGCATCCCGGTGGGTATCTACGGCAGTGGCGCGACCGTTACTGTCAGCCCTATCGGCACGCACTCAGCCGGTAACCTCTGCTTCGACGCCGACAGTTCGGGTCATTACGAAATCGAGATAATTGCGTCGACCTCGTGTGGCACCGATACCTGTTTGGTGGCAGCGGATGTAGTCATCAACAGTTCACCGATTGTTGTCGATCCACCAAGTCCGGTCGACACTTTCATGTGCGCCACCAGCCAGATTTGCTACCAGTTTGCGGCCGCCGATTTCGACGGTGGAGCCCTTACCTGGGCGCGCCTGTCGGGTGACGGCACCGTCACGACCGACGGGTTGTGGTGTTTCAGCGCCAACGGCGGCGGGGTCAAATCTGTCACGGTGGTGGTGAGCGACTCATGCGGCGCCGCCGACACAACCACTTTGCAGTACAACATCACGCTCAACAACGCACCGCTGGTAACCTTGGGCAATGACACTACGATTTTCCTCTGTGATGGCGCTGCCTACTGTTTCGATTACAGCGTTGCGGATGCCGATGACAATGTGGTTTTGGAACTGTTAGTGTCGGGTAGCGGCGCTATCGACACCGTCGACGATGAGGTCTGTTTCACGCCAACCGAGTCGGGTCTCTATCAGTTTGTGGTTGGGGCAACCGATGCATGCCAGGCCGAGGGCAGAGATACTATCAACATCACCGTTGATCTCGGTACTGCCGTTGCTATCACCTGTGCCGCCGATACCGCTATGTTCCTGTGTGCGCCACAGGAAGTCTGTCGTCCGGTCACGGTGTCCGACGCATCGGCTACGGTTACAGTGTCACCTTTCGGGTATTACGACGCCGGGGAAGTTTGTTTCGATGTCGACACGGCCGGACACTATGTTCTGTCGGTGTCGGCAGAATCCGATTGTGGCTCTGATAATTGTCAGATAGTCGTCGATGTCACCCTTAATTCGGGGCCATACGTCGAGGAACTGGCACCGGTCGATACCTTTATCTGCGAACCGGGATCATTCTGTTGTCCGTTCGCTGCCCACGACGATGACGGTGATGATTTGACCTGGAGCCGTCTGTCCGGAGATGGAACGGTGAGTCCCGATGGTGAGTGGTGCTTCGATGCTCCGGTGAGTGGAACCTACACAGCCTGTGCGGTTGTCACGGACGGATGCGGAGCAGCGGACACCCTGTGTCATAGCTATACCGTGACCATTAATAGTCCGCCGGATATAGCTTTCAGCAGTAATAAGAATTCTGGTGTCTTCCTGTGTACCGGTGGCACTGTTTGCGCCTCTTATACGGCCACCGATCCCGATGACAATATTACCGGGGAGCAGCTTCTCAGTGCCTACGGAACGATTGACACGGTTGCCAACGAAATCTGCTTTGCGGCTGATACTTCCGGAGATTATCTGGTCATAGTCAGCGTCACTGATGGTTGCGGCGCCGTTGACAGCGCCACCCTGACTATTACCGTTCAGATCAATAGCTCACCTGTGACCGATGCCGGAAGCGATCGAACAGTATTCCGGTGCGGCGCCACAGAGATTTGTTGGCCGGCATCGTGCTCGGATCCCGATGATAACCTGGACAGTTGTTATCTGACAGAGGGGGTCGGGATCCATGCCGCCGGCCAGATTTGTTTTACGCCCTCATCGTCGGGGCTCTACACCTTCGTGCTACGGTCGGTAGATGACTGCGGTGCGTTCGATGAAGATACCGTCAGGATTGATGTAACCATCAACAGTCCGCCCGTTTGTGATGTTGCCGGCGACACATCGTATTTCCAGTGTAGCCCAACGCAGGTCAGCCGCCGCGTCACAGCCACCGACATCGACGGTAATTTCGACCACTGTGAGATCATCACCGGCCCGGGCTCAATCATCGACAGCTTCTGGGTCTACACACCCACCGCCGACCAGTCCGTCACCGTTCATGTCATGTGTCTGGATGATTGCGGCGCCTATTGTGAGGACTCGTTCACGGTTGACATCAACATCAACAGCTCGCCTCTGGTCGATGCCGGTGAAGACAGAAGCTGGTTTTTCTGCGACCCCGAGACACGCTGCTTCGGAGTGACGGCCTCGGATGTGGACGGTAACCTTGCTGCCGTTGAGCTGATAGACGGCCCGGTTGGAGCCAGTTACAACTCAGGCACCGGTGATATCTGTTTCGCCGTGCCGCCGGGAGAGCGCTACTACGACTTTGTGCTCAGGGCCACCGACTCCTGTGGTGCGATGGCGTTTGACACCGCCAGGATCACGGTGCAATACAACGCGCCGCCGACTCTGGATGTGATCAATAATCCGACCGTGTACCTGGAGGAACCGGGAGAGGTTTGTTATCCCGTCGACGTCGACGACGAGGACGGTAACCTGTCCAGTGTCTCAACGAGTCTCGGCAGCTATGATCCAACGAACGATCGGATCTGCTTCACTGCGGATACGTCCGGTACCTATTGCATGATCGTCACGGCCACCGATGAGTGTCTGGAGTCTGTGTCTGACACCGTCTGCGTGACGGTAGTTATCGATGAATGCATCCACGTGCAGATCGAAAAGACGCACAATGCCATACAAGGCCAGATGGAGACGGTGAGTATCTTCCTCAACGGTTCCGGTAAGGAACTTGGTGGTTATGACATTCTGGTCGCTTATGATCAGTCGGCGCTGAGTGTTCAGAGCGCGGTTCCGGGACTGTTGCACAACAACTGTGGTTGGGAGTATTTCAATTATCGCCATGGAGCCGACGGTAACTGTGGCAACGCTTGTCCCTCCGGCCTCTTGCGCATCACGGCCTTTGCTGAAACCAACAACGGCGCCAACCATCCCGGCTGTTTCCTTGATGGTATGGTCGGGTCGATCGCCGACATCAACTTCCTGGTGTCGGATGACCGCACCCTTGAGTGCCAGTTTGTTCCGGTTTCATTCTTCTGGATGGACTGCGGCGACAATGGCTTCTCGGGCCGAGTCGGTGACACATTGTGGATTTCACGAAACGTCTACAGTTTCGAGAACCAGAACATCACCGACCCCAACTATGGATTCCCGGGTTACTTCGGCGCTCCCGACTCCTGTTTGATCGGCGGCGACCCGGACAAACCGACACCGTTGCGCTGTGTCGACTTCACCAACGGCGGTGTCGACATCGTCTGTGCTGACTCCATCGACGACCGTGCCGATATCAACCTCAACGGGGTTTCCTACGAAGTAGCCGACGCGGTCGTGTTCAGCAACTACTTCGTCTACGGACTCTCGGTGTTCAACGTTAACGTCGATGGACAGATCGCGGCCACCGATGTCAATGCCGACGGCATCACACTGTCGGTTGCGGACCTGGTGTATCTGATCAGGGTCATTGTCGGTGACACACCGCCTATGCCGAAGTTTGCTCCCGGCCAGACGCCAAAAGCGCACCTGGCTGTCAGAAACGGCGTTCTCACGGTAATTGAATCCGATTATCGTATCGGTGCCATAAGCGTGATACTGGACGGCGAAACCGAGCCGCAACTGCACGAAAACGCCACGGCGATGGAGATGCGTTACAGCCACGACGGTGAACGCACGAGAGTTCTCATCTATAACATGAATGGCCGCGCTTTCCTTGAAACCGGACCGGTGCTCAAGCTGGGTGGTGATGTCGAAGTAGTCAGTGTGGATGTCGGTAGCTATGACGGTTTCACACTGACCGGTAAGATCAAAGCGCTGCCCGAAGATTTCCATCTGGCCCAAAACTATCCGAACCCGTTCAACCCCTCCACCACCTTTGAGTTCGCCCTTCCGGTGGCGGCTGAATGGCGACTGATGGTTTACAACGTTCTTGGCCAGACAGTGCGGACATGGCGCGGCGAAAACGACGCCGGCTATGTCAGAGTGGATTGGGATGCCTCCGCCCACGCTTCCGGTGTGTATTTCTATCGGCTGCAGGCCGACAGCTTCACCTCGACTAAGAAGATGGTGCTGTTGAAGTAG